The genomic DNA AGCGCTTCTTTGCTGATTTCCGTCAAATATTTTGCCGGAATTATCTCGTCTGTGTTAATGTCGTTTCTATCCAAAAATAAAACTTGTCCGCCAAAAATTTTCATAAAAAGTCCTTTCAGAACATCAATAATTCCGGTAAAAATAATATCTGCAGTTTAGCGCCTTACAACTTTTCTTACGGTTTTAGTAAATAAATCTTTTATGTCAATTATTTTGAAAAATTGAAACATAATCGCAGAGAACGTTATTGCAGGAAAAGAAATAAGGCAAACTCGCAAAATACGAATAAACATAAATTCACGGATAATTCTTATCGTGCAAAATTCAATAATTACAACTACGGCAGCGATAAGAATCGCGATTAAGACCGGTTTGACGGCGGAAAGCAGTTTTGTGTGCGGATAAAATTTATGCCAACGCCAAACGGTTAAGATCGTTGCGATCGCTGAAAATACCGAAGTAGCGGACGAAATCCCTATAATTCCCCAAAGATCGCTTAAAATTTTGTAAAAAGGAATCGACAAAATTAATGAAACGGTAGATATTATCAACGGTGTTTTTGTATTTTTTATTGCATAAAAAAGTCTTTGCAAAATAATTACCGCAGATAAAAAAAAGATTCCCGGTAAATATCCGATAAGCGCTTTTGAAGTTAGGATTACAGATTGCGAATCAAACGCTTTTCTTTCAAACAAAAGTGAAATTATATCTCCTGAAATCGGGTAAATCGTCGCGGTAATTATTATGATTATTGTAGTGGTTTTTACAAAAATCGGAATTAAAAAATTCTCCATTTCATCATATTTTTTTTCTTTTGCTTTTTCTGATAAAAACGGATAAATCGTTCCGGCTATAGAACTTCCGAACAATACAACGATAATCATAACTATTTTATAAGCGTAATTTAGAGCGACGATAGCGCCTTGTCCGTTTTCAATTCGCGAGCCGAAAAATCTGAACGTAAATTCATTTGAAAATGTAATTCCTAATCCAAGCGCAAGCGGAATCGTTTTGTAAAACCACTGTAAAAAATCTTTGTCTTTGATATTGATGTATGGCGAATATTTTATTGAAAATCGTTTTGCCCCAAAAAATTGAATTAATGTGTGTCCGACGAACGCTCCAAAAAGGACTCCCCAAGAAAATCCGGCAATACCGATAAATTTAAAAAAAACAAGTCCGAAAATTATTATTATCGTGTCATAAACTATTGGTGCGAGAGCCGAAAATTTATAATTTTTGTTTGCTTGTTGAACGCCTATAAAAATTGCCCCCCAAAAGAAAAACAATTGCGCAGGCAAAACAATTCGTGTAAGTTTAACCGTTAGTTCAAACGTTTGAATATTTGTCGTAATCGAATTTCCTGCAAGAATTTTTACAAAAAACGGTGTTGCAAAAAAACAAATCAAAAGAACCGAAACAAAAACAATAGTTCCTATTGTAAAAATATTTGAAAAAAATCGGTTTTGTTTTTCCTGATTATCGGATAATTCTTGAAAAATCGGAATAAATGCGATTGATAAAGCGCTTCCGGCTAAAAGGTGGTTTACCAAATCCGGAAGAATAAAGGCAAACGTGTAAGCATCGCCGTCGGATGAAGTGCCTACCGTTGAGGCGAAAACAACAACAAGCAAAAAACCTATAATTTTGCTCAAAACGTTCGATGAAAAAACGACAAAAATCGCCGAAGAACTTGTTTGTTGAAGATTTTTTTTCATAAAGTTTTTATTTTCCGTCTAATATCCCGTATAAAGTATTACAAACACTAAAATTTTACATAAAATAATATTCTGCATAAATTATTTTACTGAATATGCTTTTGTATCCTTTAAAAACAAATAACTCATAGGGTTTTTTATGATTAAAATGTTTTGTGCACATACGAAAGAGATAGATGACGCGGACGTTGCAGTAAACGATATTCTTTCGCAGATTAAAGCCGATAAAAACATTCTTAGAAATTCAATAGGAATTATTTCTTGTTGTTCGGAATTTGCGCAAACAGGCGTTTTAAAAGCGATATGCAAAACACTTCCTTTTACGACGGTTGGAACGATAACGCTGGCAAGCGGAATTAATGCCGGTAACGGACAACTTGTATTATCTGTTTCCGTTATAACCGCCGATGACAGTTTTTTTGTTCCGTTGCTTTCGGACAAAATAGACGATAAACAAGAAAATATAGTAAAATTTTGTCAGGATTCAAAGAAGAATATTCCTGAAAATTCAAAAATGATTCTTACTTTTATTCCGGTTAATCCAAATTCGTCAATGACTTCCGAAACAATTTTAAATTTAATAGATGACGCGGAAGCCGACATTCCGATTTTCGGCGGCGCAGCCTCGTCGTTGGACGTAAAAGAATCGGCGGAAGTAATTTTTAACGGAGATGTTTATAATGACCGTTTTGTTTTTGTGGCGGTAAGCGGGGAAATAAATCCGAAATTTGTTCTCAGCGAAATTTTTCCTCAAAAGACGGTACAGGAAAGATGGATTGTTACCGAAACCCACGGGAATTTAATTGCCAAAATAAACGGCATAGATTTTAGGAAATTTGTTGAGAATTTAGGCGGTTCGCACTCTTTATTGGAAAAAAATAGTTTTGATATTGTTCCGTTTTGGTTTGATTTCAGCGGAATAAACAAACCTGTTGCGCGAACTATCAGTATGGTTACGGAGAACGGGTTGGGTGTTTGCAGCGGAAACGTTCCTATAGGCGTAAGCGTATTTATAGGAAACATTTCAAAAAAAATGATCGTTGAAACAACAAAAACCGTTTCTAAAGAGATTTATCGACACAAAGAAATCAACGGTGTTTTGTTTTTTTCCGGAAAAGAAAGATTTTTTGCATTGGGTGCAAATTATAACAATGAAATGTATATGTTGGAAGAATTGTTGGAAAAAATTCCTTTTCATGTCGTATATTCGCAGGGAGGATATTGTTCGGATTTCTCAAAAAACAAAGAAGGCCGCTTTCTCAATTATTCGTTGTTAGGATTTGTTTTTTGAGGTTATTATGGTGGAAAAACAAAAAGAAATAGAAAAACTTAAATTAGAAATAAAACGGTTAAAAAGAGTTATCGATGTATATGAACGCGATATAAAAAGAGAAGAAAAAGTAGAATTTGCTTACCAAACGCTTGAAGAAATTTTGGATAAGCAAAAGATACAAGCGTTGGCGTACATGGAACTTCTGCTTAATTGCGCCAAAGATATGATAGTGTTTATGGATAAAAGCGGACGAATTGTTTATTGTTCGGAATCGTTTCTTAAAAGCGCTCGCATCAAAAATCGCGGACTTATATATGGTCGTCATTGTACCGAAGTTTTTGGCAGAATGCTTGGTGCAGATTGGGTTGCGAAAATTAGAAAAGAAATTTTGAACGCAATGAAAGAAAATACGCCCACGGTACTTTGTGAAATCGCCGATGTAAAAATTCCTGGCGTTGTCACTAATTATAGCGTTTCGTTTAACCCTATGACTAATGATTTCGGTAATGTTGTCGGCGCTATGTTAATATTTTATGATATTTCCGAGTTAGTCAAAGAAAAAGAGAAAGTTCTTGGAGCAAGTGAAGCGAAAAGTCTTTTTTTAGCAAATATGAGTCACGAGATAAGAACGCCGATAAATGCGATTACCGGAATGACGCAAATCGCCATGGATTCTGATAATATAGAAAGAAAAAATTATTGTTTAAAAAAAATAAAGGAAAGTTCAGAACATCTTATAGGGCTTATAAACGATGTTTTAGATATGAGTAAAATAGAAGCCGGAAAATTAAAAATGTCAAATTCCGAATTTTGTTTTGAAGAAATGTTGAGCGGCGTTGTTTCAATAATTTCTTTCAAAATTCTTGAAAAGAAACAAAAATTTTTCTTGGATATCGGGAAAGATGTTCCTTTTATAATAAAATCGGATAAACAACGGCTTGAGCAGGTGATGATAAACATTCTTTCCAACGCAATTAAATTTACGCCGGAAGAAGGAAGTATATTTTTGTCGGTACATAAAACAAAAATATATGACGACGGCGTTTGTCAAATCAACATTTCGGTTAAAGATACCGGCATCGGAATCAGCAAAAATCAG from Chitinispirillales bacterium includes the following:
- the murJ gene encoding murein biosynthesis integral membrane protein MurJ, with the protein product MKKNLQQTSSSAIFVVFSSNVLSKIIGFLLVVVFASTVGTSSDGDAYTFAFILPDLVNHLLAGSALSIAFIPIFQELSDNQEKQNRFFSNIFTIGTIVFVSVLLICFFATPFFVKILAGNSITTNIQTFELTVKLTRIVLPAQLFFFWGAIFIGVQQANKNYKFSALAPIVYDTIIIIFGLVFFKFIGIAGFSWGVLFGAFVGHTLIQFFGAKRFSIKYSPYINIKDKDFLQWFYKTIPLALGLGITFSNEFTFRFFGSRIENGQGAIVALNYAYKIVMIIVVLFGSSIAGTIYPFLSEKAKEKKYDEMENFLIPIFVKTTTIIIIITATIYPISGDIISLLFERKAFDSQSVILTSKALIGYLPGIFFLSAVIILQRLFYAIKNTKTPLIISTVSLILSIPFYKILSDLWGIIGISSATSVFSAIATILTVWRWHKFYPHTKLLSAVKPVLIAILIAAVVVIIEFCTIRIIREFMFIRILRVCLISFPAITFSAIMFQFFKIIDIKDLFTKTVRKVVRR
- a CDS encoding response regulator, yielding MVEKQKEIEKLKLEIKRLKRVIDVYERDIKREEKVEFAYQTLEEILDKQKIQALAYMELLLNCAKDMIVFMDKSGRIVYCSESFLKSARIKNRGLIYGRHCTEVFGRMLGADWVAKIRKEILNAMKENTPTVLCEIADVKIPGVVTNYSVSFNPMTNDFGNVVGAMLIFYDISELVKEKEKVLGASEAKSLFLANMSHEIRTPINAITGMTQIAMDSDNIERKNYCLKKIKESSEHLIGLINDVLDMSKIEAGKLKMSNSEFCFEEMLSGVVSIISFKILEKKQKFFLDIGKDVPFIIKSDKQRLEQVMINILSNAIKFTPEEGSIFLSVHKTKIYDDGVCQINISVKDTGIGISKNQQKKLFTPFQQANEGISKNFGGTGLGLTISKKIIETMGGEIWLESEENKGTKVSWTIKVFGSNEFPKEFAKSGTSISSLNVLFVDNDEKVLNCFGGMAEIHNLSHELAKDHVEALSLVQKKPEKYDFVFIDETMLIMNSAEMAKKMREFNGFHAKIVIVSSNVASNVSGKNFDPKINFAFLQKPLFWINVAAVMDSCLSETKTEASSKQLPQKHKYDSIFTGKKFLVVEDIEVNREIILQMLTVTGAKMDFAENGIEAIEKFGSESGGYDIILMDVQMPMMDGYKATKTIREMPFDCSQKIPIIAMTANVFREDVEKCIKSGMNSHVGKPIDRDILVEKISKYI